The stretch of DNA ATCGCACAGTTACGCGGCAGTGCTGAAGCGGAAGCAGATGATCGCCGAGTTTCGGACCAATTTGGCTGAGAAGGCTTTGATGGAGGCGTTGGCAAGGCCTATCGCGGACGTGATGGCGCGCAAGACGCGCAAAATCGCCCGCTCGGCCGCCCGACGGGCAAAGAATGCGACAAATTCGTCGAAGCCGAGGATGTTCAGCACGCGGGCGAGATTGTAGCAGAGCGCCATCAGACTCCATTCGCCGCGCACCTTGTCGAAGCCGCGGACCAGGAAGTGGCGATAGCCGGCGCGGCATTTGAGCGTGCCGAAGGGATGTTCGACCAGGCAGGCCCGCTGGCGCATCATGGCCCCGGCCTCTTTCATCCGCTCCCGGTGACGATCGATCACCGCTTCGTGCACCCAGCGGTAGATCGTGCGCTTGTCCGCCTTTTGACCAAGGCATCGCTCGCGCAGGTGACAAGCCTTGCAGACGGATTTCAGGCTCACATAGCGGACGTCTTGCCGACCAGCCGGGCTGATTTTGACGCCGTTCATCGGTTTCAACAGCGCGCCCGCAGGACAGCGATAAACGTCGGCTTCGGCGTCATAGCTGAACGCTTCATGGGTGAAGCGGCCTTGCTCTTCCAGGCCCCCCGTTCGTTTGGGCGGCGGGACGTAGGCAACAATGCCGCCTTCCTCGCATTCTTTCAGGGTCGCGCCATTGTAATAGCCGGTGTCGGCGACCGCCTCCAGCGCCTCCACTCCCAGCGCCTCTTTTGCCGCCTCGGCCACCTCGTATAGCTGGCCCGTATCGTTGCCGTCGTTGACGACCTCGCTCGTGGCGATGAGCTTGTGCTTGGCATCGACCGCGATCTGAACATTGTAGCCGGCGACGACATGGCCTCTCTTCGACAACAGCCGGGCGTCCGCATCGGTGGTCGACAACTGGGTCTCGCCGCTCTCCTTCAGTCGATCAAGATCAGCCTCGGCCTTCGCCCGCCGCTCCATCAATGCCGCGAGCTTGTCCGCAACCGCGCCGCCATTCCCCCTCCCGCCTTCTTCGTTGCTGGACGAATGCACCTCTTCGGTGGCGTCGTTCGATGCCAGCGCCTTGCCATACTCCTCGATGTCGCGGTCGAGACGAGCAAGCTGCTCAGCCAGCCGCTTCTTCGTCTTGATGCTCGCCTTGCTGGCATCGCCGTGGAAAAAGGCGCCGTCGATCGCCACGAGCTCCCCGCCCAGAAGGTTGAGTTCGCGCAGCAGAAGTACAAATTCCCGGTTCGCCGCCTTGAGCGCCGCCCAGTTGTCCCGGCGGAAGTTGGCGATGGTCCGGTAGCCGGGCGTCAGCCCCTTGAGCAGCCACATCAGTTCCAGATTGCGCTGCGCCTCCTGTTCGAGGCGACGCGAGGAGCGGACCCGATGAAGGTAGCCGTAAAGATAGGCCTTCAACAGATCCGCCGGATCGTAGCTGGGCTGTCCCGCCCCAATACCACCTCCGGCATGCCGGAACCCGAGCTTCTCAAGATCGAGCGCGCAGACATAGGCCTCGATCGCCCGAACCGGGTTATCTCGCCCAACATAATCCTCGACGCGAGGCGGCAGAAGGCTCAATTGCTCCCGGCACGGACCGGTCTTGTAGCTGCGATTCGTCATAAACCGAATCGTACAGCATCCGGATTCGGGTGAGAAAAATTCTTGCCCAGCCTCGAAGCGATACCCATCGCCACACGCACCGGCATTGATGGGTATCGCTTCGCTCCACCCATCCTACAAAACTACCAAACAAAAACGGCGGGGAACTACCCCGCCGTCCTCAGATCAGTGATCCGCCGATGAACCTACAGCATCCCCATATCCAGCATGCCCGGCAGTTGCGCGAGCGGCAGCGCTGCGGCGCCGATCAGGGTTGCGACCAGCGCGGTGAGGCGATGGTTGATGCGGCGCTTGCCGCGCATCTGGCTGGCAAGCCATTCCAGCACCTTGGTATCGATCTTGGCGGCCTGCGTCGGCGCCCAGCTCTCGATGTCGGTGTCGGGCGACAGCGCAACCGTGCGCGGCGGCACCGGCAGGCCGGACTCGGAGGCCGCATGATGGGCGACCGCCTTGGCCAGCAGATCGTCGAAACGTCCGTCGTCGGTACGCTCGGCGGCGGCATCGGAGATTTCAAACAGCGCCTCGACTTCGGCGCGGCTCACGGGCTGATGCTCGACCGCGCTGACGGTCAGGATGCGCGCGCACCAGGCGGCGTCGTCGGCATCGAGTGCGCGGGAAAAATGGATACGGCCCCTGGTGGTGGGGCCCTCGCCGGTGATCACGCCGTCGCGCACGATGGTGAGCGCGTGCGCCGCGGTCCGGCGGCAGGATGGTTGCGGGACGTCAGACGTTTCAGCGGCTTTGGCAGTCGGGGCAGGCATAGTTGCACTTCTCAATTTCTTTTTTTCAGGTCCAGCATTTCCATACGGGGCATGAACGAGCGGTTAACGATTCGAAACTCGCATTTCGAGATTTTTAGATGGTTGCCAATTGGTCGCTGTGAGGTCAGTCACGGTTCAGGACCAAGGCCTCCGGACGACGGCCGGGCGTGATGAGGGGCATAAAAGGCAATATCGGGGCAGATCGGCTTATTTCCACCACGGTGGTTTTTCGTCGCAGGGGCGCCGATCAAAAGAAGATGCTAAGGTCCCCACCTTGCAGAGAAGGATCTCACCTTTTACCTGAACGGGTTCTACTAACCGCCGTCAGGGCCTATAATGTTTAGAACGAATTCCCCCGTAAACTGAATAACATGAGGTAAAACCATGGCACTCCCGCTAGGCACCGTCGCCCCCGACTTCGAGGCGGAAACCACCGAGGGCAAAATTAAATTCCACGACTGGATCGGAAATGGCTGGGCGCTGCTGTTCTCGCACCCCAAGGACTTCACGCCGGTCTGCACCACCGAGCTCGGCTTGCTCGCCAAGCTGAAGCCGGAATTCGACAAGCGCGGCGTCAAGCTGATCGGCCTGAGCGTCGATCCGGTCGACCGCCACGCCAAATGGTCGGAAGACATCAAGGAAACGCAGGGCGCGGCGCCGAACTATCCGATGATCGGCGACACCGATTACAACGTCTCCAAGCTTTACGAGATGCTGCCGGCCTCAACGTCGGGCGATCCTCTCACGCGCACGCCCGCCGACAACCAGACCGTCCGCAACGTGTTCGTCATCGGTCCGGACAAGAAGATCAAGCTGGTGATGGTCTATCCGATGACCACCGGCCGCAACTTCCAGGAAATTCTGCGCTCGATCGATTCGCTGCAGATGACAGCCAAGCATCGCGTCGCGACGCCGGCCGACTGGAAGCAGGGCGAGGACGTCATCATCGCCGGCTCGGTGTCCGACGACGAGGCGAAGACGATCTATCCGGCAGGCTGGAAGGCGCCGAAGCCCTACATCCGCATCGTGCCGCAGCCGAAGTGACGGTTTCGATTGCGACGCAATCGAAACCGTCATCCCGGAATGGTCCGAAGGACCATATCCGGGGATCTCGAGATTCCCCGGGGGTGCAATTGCACCCCTGAGGTCTGGTGCTAACGCACCATCCCGGAATGACGAGTTAAATCTTCGGCACTAGCTGTGAGCCACAAGCAATCCAGCGGTCGAGGAGACCGCCGTCACGAACGCGCCCCAGGTGACGTCGACTATTGCAACCGGCCAGCTCCACTGCTTGAGCAGCGCCAGCGCTGTGCTCCGATCAGGCCGCGCGGACGCGGTCGAGGAATTTTTCGACTTCCGCCTTCAAATGCAGGCTCTCGCCCGACAGGTTCTGCGCGGACGCAAACATCCGGCTCGAGGTCTCGCCGGTCTCGTCGGCGCCCTGCGCGGCGTTGCGGATGTTGGCCGCGACATCAGCCGTTCCGCTCGCGGCTGCGCGAACGCTCTGGGCGATGTTCTGGGTGGCGCCGCGCTGCTGCTCGACCGCCGCCGAGATCGAGGTGGCGATATCGCTGATGCGTTCGATGGTCTGGCCGATCGCCTTGATCGCGCTGACCGACTCTTCGGTCGCAAGCTGCATGTTGCCGATCTGGCTGGAGATCTCCTCGGTCGCTTTGGCGGTCTGGCCCGCGAGGCTCTTGACCTCCTGCGCCACCACGGCGAAGCCGCGGCCGGCGTCCCCTGCCCGCGCCGCCTCGATGGTGGCGTTGAGCGCCAACAGGTTGGTCTGCTCGGCAATCGAGGTGATCAATTTCACCACGTCACCGATCCGGGAGCCTGCTTCCGACAGTTCGTTGATGCGCTGGTCGGTAGCGGCCGCCTGCTTGACGGCATCGGCCGCGATCCCGTTCGATTCCTGGACCCGGCGGGTGATTTCGGCGATCGAGCTGGAAAGTTCGTCGGAGGCGGTCGCCGCGGTGCGGACATGCTCGGAGGCGGTCTCGGAAGCACCGGCCGACTTGCCGGAGAGCCCGGCGGTGGTCCGCGCGGTCTCGGTGAGCTGCCGCGCGACGCGCTCGAATTCGCTGGAGGAGTTCAGCACCCTGTCGAGGATGCTGCCGACGCTGGTCTGGAATTCGTCGACGAAGCTCCGCAATTCAGCCTTGCGCTGCTCGACTGCTGCTGCTGCGGCGGCGGTCTGCTCGTCGCGCATCCGGCGACGCTCGACCGAATTGTTCTTGAAGACAGCGAGCGTACGCGCAATCTCGCCGATCTCGTCCATGCGCTCTTCGCAATCGATCTCGACATCGGCGTTGCCGTTGGCGATTGCGGTGAGCGAGGCTGTGACCGACGTCAGCGGCTTGGTCACCCGGCGCACGATCAGCATGGTCAGCAGCATCACGAGCAGCGCCGCGACGCCGGCGGCGATCGCCATGTTCTGGATGGCACGCGACAGCATGGTCTCGTAGTGCGCCATCGGAATTCCGACATAGAGCAGCCCGATCACCTTTCCGGCCGGATTCACGATCGGGTAATAGGCCGTCATGAACGTCTTGCCGAACAGCGTCGCCGGCCCCTTGTAGGCCTCGCCGCGGCGGACGACCGCCTGTCCGGGGTGGTCGGGCGCGAGCTGGGTGCCGACGGCGCGGTCGCCGTTCTCCTTCTTGACGTTGGTGGTGCGGCGGACAAACTGGTTGCTCGCATCGTCATAGACGAACAGCGTCGCGTTGCCGCCGGTATAGCCGACCGCACGATCGACGATCGCGTGGTCCTTGAACTCGGGCATCTTGGGAATTTCGGCGCGGACGACCGCCCCGTCCTTCATGGTGATTTTGGCGTCGCTGTAGGTCTCGGCGAACGCCAGGCCCAGCGTGCGCAAATTGACCTCGATGTCGCGCAGCGCCCGGTCGCCGAATTCTGATGTCAGCGACCAATGGGCGGCGCCTACAACCAGCGCGGTATTCACTGCAATCAGGAGGATGGCAGAGATGACAGCCTTGGTACCGAGCCGCAGCTTCAGCGCCGGCAGGAACTTTCCAACAGATCGCGTGGTCATAATCAAGAATCTCCCAAAATCGGGCCCAATCTGACGCGTTTTGCTTACGATCGCCTTAATGGATGCAACCCTCGGCAAAGTCGGAGAAATTCGATTTAACCTATGCGCGTATCACCGCCATCGTTTGATGATGCGACGACTTCCGTATTTCGCACCCTTCCGCCCTGCATGTATCTACCAATACACACGCATCGGTTGCTCGCACTTACATCGTCGACGACAAGGCGCGGAGGCTTCGGTTGCTCGGGTGCGCGCACACGCACTCCGCTAGCTCTTTGCCGGCGCGTTTCGATTGACCAGCAGCACGGCGGCGGCACAGGCGATCATGCCGGCAATCGCGACGGCATCGAGCCGCTCGTCGAACAACACGAAGGCCATCAGCGAGGTCACGGCCGGCACCAGGTAAAACAGGCTCGCCACCGATGTCGCGGCCTGGTGCCGGATCAGCCAGTACAGCAGGCCGATCGAGCCGATCGACAGCGCCACCGCGAGCCAGGCCAGGGCGAGAGTGAATTCGGTGGTCCAATGCACCACGCGCGCTTCGAACAGGAAGGCGCCGATCGTAAAGAACACGGTCACCGCGACATATTGCACGAGGTTGCCGCTGCGCCAGTCGATGCGGCTGCAATAGCGCCGCTGGTAGAGCGTGCCAAGCGTGATGCTGACCAGCGATATCGCCGACGCAATCCAGCCCCAGCCGGCCTGCCCGCCCATCGGCCGGTCGTGCAGGATCAGCGCAACGCCTGCAAGCCCGATCAACAGCCCGCCCCATTGCATCGCGGTCACGCGCTCACCCAGCCAGCGGTTCGCAATGGTGGACGTCAGGATCGGCTGCAGGCCTGGAATCAGCGCCGAGAGGCCGGCGGGAATAGACAGCGAGATCGCGACCGCCGTGCCGCCGAGGTAAATCCCGTGTACCAAAATGCCGGCGACGATGCTGTGCCCGATCTCGATACGGTTCGGCCACGCCGGCCGGGCGATGGCGCAAATGATGCCCATCAGCACCACAACGATCGCCATGCGGATCGCCAGATACGTCAAGGGATCGGCATTGTTGACAACGTATTTGGTACCGATGAAGCCAGTGCTCCACAGCAGGACGAAAATCGCCGGTGCCGCGCGGGCGGCGAATTTGTCGAAGTCCGGAGTCATCTGCCGCCCCTGTTGCCCGATCATATGCAATGCGGCAAGCACCGATCGCGCGGGGAGACCTGCGCGATTTTACATATCGAAGCCAGCTATCGCAGTTCTCAAACGAGGAACGCGATGGATGTTCGCGCCGCGGCCGGGGCCAGTCGATCGTGATCGGCGTGACGCCGGCGGGCGCCGAGATTTCGACGAGGCTATTCCAGCTCGTGACCGGCCGGGTCTGGAAAGGCACCGCCTTCGGCGGCGCGAAGGGTCGGACCGACGTGCCCAAAATCGTCGACTGGTACATGCAGGGCAAGATCCGGATCGACCCGATGATCACGCACGTGATGCCGCCGAGGCGTTCGAGTTGATGAAGCGCGGGGGAATCGATCCGCGGCGTGGTGACGATCCAGGGCGCTATGCACGGCGCAAGGCCGGAGGGTTCGGGAACCTTCCGGCGCCCTTCCCCGTTGAGACGGTCTAATGGGGAAATGACCGATGCGATGGAGAATTCTCCAGTCGCTGTTTTGGGCAGGCGTAGCGCTTCTCTTGACGGTCACGATGGCAGGCGCCGCGGGCGACAAAGCCGGACGGCCGTCGGAGTTCCTTTTGCTGGTGCAGATATCGCTCTTGATCGCCATCGGCCGCGGTCTCGGTGAGCTGATGCAGCGCATTGGCCAGCCCTCGGTCATCGGCGAGTTGCTGGCCGGTCTGCTGCTCGGACCCTCTTTCTTCGGCTGGATCTGGCCTGAAGCGCAGCACGCGCTCTTTCCGCCCTCCCCCGAACAAAAAGCCCTGCTCGACGGCATCGCGCAGTTCGGCATTCTGCTGCTGCTGTTGCTGACCGGCATGGAGACCGATCTCAAGCTGGTGCGCAAGGTCGGCCGGGCCGCGGCCGCGATTTCGGTCACCGGGATCGTTGTCCCCTTCATCTGCGGTTTTGCGCTCGGTCAGTTCCTGCCGCAAAGCCTGCTGCCGCATCCGGAAGCACGCCTGGTCGCCTCGCTGTTCCTCGGCACCGCGCTGTCGATCTCTTCGGTGAAGATCGTAGCCGTCGTGGTGCGGGAGATGAACTTCATGCGCCGCGATGTCGGGCAGATTATCGTGGCCACCGCAATCATCGACGACACCATCGGTTGGATCATTATCGCCATGATCTTCAGCCTGGCCTCGCAGGGCACGCTCGATGTCTATTCGGTCGGCAAGGCCCTGCTAGGCACGCTGGCCTTCGTCGCCATCAGCTTTACAATCGGCCGGCGCCTGACCTTCCGCCTGATCCGCTGGGCCAACGACACCCTCGTCAGCGCGGCCGCAGTCATCAGCGTGATCCTGCTCATCATGAGCGTGATGGCGATGATCACGCACCTGATCGGTGTGCACACCGTGCTCGGAGCCTTCATGGCGGGCGTGCTGGTCGGAGAATCGCCGATCCTGACCAGGCAGATCGATGAGCGGTTGCGCGGGCTGATCTCGAGCCTCTTCATGCCGGTGTTCTTCGGGCTCGCGGGCCTGAGCGCCGATCTGACCGTGCTCAAAGACCCCAACCTGCTGATGCTGACCGCGGCGCTGGTGCTGATCGCCAGCATCGGCAAGTTTGGCGGCGCTTTCGCAGGCGGTGCGCTGAGCGGCCTCACCCGACGTGAATCCTATGCGCTTGCCAGCGGCATGAATGCGCGCGGCTCGACCGAGGTCATCATCGCCACCATCGGCCTGTCCATGGGCATGCTGAGCCAGAACCTGTTCTCGATGATCGTCACCATGGCGATCCTCACCACCATGGCAATGCCGCCGATGCTGCGCGCAGCCCTCACACAGTTGCCGCTCAAGATGGGGGAGAAGGAACGCCTCGAACGCGAAGAGTTCGAACAGAAGGGTTTTGTCGCCAATCTGGAGCGACTGTTGCTTGCGGCCGACGAGAGCGCGAATGCGAGATTTGCCTCGTACATCTCTGGCCTGCTTGCCGGCAGGCGCGGCCTGCCGATTACGGTGCTTCACGTCGCGCCTCCGCGCGACCATGACCCAAAGCACGATGGCAAGGAAACGCTGGAATCCATCGTCAAAAGTGCGGCCTGTGCGATCGCGGAAACCGACGAGGACAGTAGCGGCCAAATCGACGTCGTGACCCGCGTACCGAAGGGGAAGCCGCTCGAAGCCATCGCTGAAGAAGCCAAAAAGGGCTTTGATCTCCTGGTCGTCGGGATGGACAAGACGCTCGACGACAAGGATGGATTTGACCGCAAGATCGAAGACATCGGCGCAAGCTTCAAGGGACCGATGGCGATCGTCGCCGCAAGGGGCGCTCACCTCGAACAGCCGGTAGCCCCCGACCTGAAAATTCTCGTGCCGGTTTCCGGCAGTGCCGTGTCGCGGCGCGGTGCCGAAATCGCGATTGCGCTGGTGCGCGTCAGCCCCGACCCGCTGAAAGTGGTCTATGTCTCGACAACGAGGGACCGCGGCGCGCGGCGCGGCAGCGCCAGCCTTTCACTCGCCAGGGAAGAAGCCATCCTGAAGGACATCGCTGCCGTCGGAGCGCGCTACAATGTCGACGTCAGTACCGCGTTGCGCGCCAACACGGCGCCCGAGCAAGCGATCCTGGAGGAAATCCGCGCCAGCCGCGCGAACCTCGTGGTACTCGGCGTCGACCGCATCTCAGGAGACAGGCTCAACTTCGGCAGCGTGGCGCATGCCGTGCTGAGCAAATCCAGCGTGTCGGTGTTGCTGGTGGCAGACGGAGAAGCCAGCAAGGCGGAGCCGTAGCGGCGATCACCACTCTTCCGGGCAGGGATCGACGATCTTCCAGAGCTCGCCACCGTTCTTGATCTTCTTCATCTCGGTGGTGAGCCCGCCATTGCGGCGGATCCAGTCCTTCACGGTGTCCGGATAATAGGACATCAGGTCCGACGTCCCTTCCAAACTCGTGACCTTCATACCGAAGGTGAAGGCCTTGTCGTAATAGGCCTGGTGGAAACCGAGGCTCGCCTTCGGGGTCACGCAGATCTTGTTCATCGGCACGATGCCGAACACCAGCGTGCAGGCCGAATTGCAGATGCCGTCGATGATCACCCGCTCCTTGCGGTCGCGGATACGCTTGTACTTGGCCTTGTACTCCTCGACATAACCGCCGTGATCGCGCGTAATGTGCAGGTCGGCGCGCGCTGGCGTCGCGACCAGAACCGAGAGGGACAGCAGGGCAAGGGGCGTGATGCGCATGGGTCGATCGGGAACCGGATAGCCTTTGTCAGACGCGGGATAAGTCGGCCCGTAGGGTCAGGACCGGACAGCAAAACTTTGGCCGGACTGTGTTGGGAATTCGTTAAGCATCCCTTGAGGCCAAAAATGGGCGCGTTAGGATGGTTTTCCGCAGCTTTTCTAGCCGTTTCTCCTGGAATGCGAGATCAGATCGGCCAAAATGAGGGAGCGCCGGCTTCGACCGAATCAGAGGTTCAGCGTCTATCATGTTGTTTTGGCGCGCTTTCTTCACAGGAACAGCTATCCGCTCAGCCCGAAATCGCTACTCTTTCAGTGAGACTTCCGGAGAATCGAAATGACCAACGCGAAGTTTTTCGTTGCCGCCGCCCTCCTCGCCACCGCGACCCTGGCCCCGAACCTGGCCGATGCCCGCCATAATCGGCACCACCTGCACAATTGGGGCCTGCCCTACCCGATCAGCTACCTGCACAATTACGGCCCCGGCCTGCAGCCCGGCACCTTCGCCTACTACGACGGCCCCTCCACCATCCTCTGCCGCCAGGGCGCGGCAGCCTATATAGGCCAGGACCGCCGGCGGCATCCCTGTTACTGACATTCCGCTGCTGGCCCTGCCGGGCCAAGTCTGATAATCGGCAGGCCGCACGCGCTCGTAGCTCAGCTGGATAGAGCATCGGATTTCGATTCCGAGGGTCGGGAGTTCGAATCTCTCCGAGCGCGCCAGCCCCACCTTCGCCGCACTTCGCCCGCCATTGCCGGTCGTCGCCACAACTTCCAATAAAGCGAGGTAAAATAGGGGTTTCTCGCTTAATCGGCGGTCGCTGGGCGTTGCCGGCTGTTGCCGACGGGCCTCCGCCGGAACGTCCCTTTGACTGTCCCTCGATCTGAGTTAGAATCTCCCTTACCTCCGGAAGCGCCGTTCCCGCGCGAGGAGTCGGGAGTTCGAATCCCCCATGCAGCTCAGAACCGAAAAGCCCAATATTACCGCAAAGAACTATCTTACCGTTGGCCCCGGCGAATACCCGTGCGGCAACAACCTCTATCTGATCGTCACGCCAAGTGGCGGCCGTCGCTGGGCGTTCCGCTACCAGCGCAACGGCGTCGTGAAAAAGATGGGTCTCGGATCAGCCAAGCCAGCGGGCCTTAAGCTCTCTGAGGCCAAGGACAAAGCGATTGACGCGTTGCGACTGCTCGCCAAGGGAACCGATCCGAGAGAGCACCGCGATGACCAGAAGCGCCGCGAAGGATCGCGCCTGTTTGGCGAGTTCGCCGAGGAATGGCGGCAGTCCTATGAGACCGGCCTAAAACACAGGGCCGCGCGCAACAAGCTCAAGCGCATCGTGCAGGTGATCACCAAACCGCTGCACAAGCTGCGGCTCGACGAGATCGAAACCGAACACGTCGTTGCCGTTCTGCGGAAGGTCTGGCATCAGCGCGAGATCTCGCGCGACACGCGCCAGCGGCTCAAGAAGATTCTGGACGCCGCTATAGCGCTGAACCTGCGGCCGAAACACAACCCGGCCGATTGGGACAGCCGACTGAAGCCGATCATGCCGAAGCAATTGAAGCGTGGCACTATACGCGGCAGCCACAAGGCCTTGGACTACCAAGATCTGCCCGTGTTCATGCAGAAGCTCGCCGCCAATCCCGAACAAAGCGCGCGGGCGCTTGAGGTCACCATCCTCTCGTTAGCGCGAACCATCGAGGTACAGAACATGCGCTGGCCGCAACTCGACCTCGAAAGTGGACTTTGGGATTTGGGCAACCCTGACACCAAGAACGAGCGACCTAAGCGCACGCCCCTCCCAAAGCAAACGTTGATCTATCTACGCGAGGCCTACGATAGCCGCGTGAGTGACGAGTTCGTGTTCGCCGGCCGCAGCCTGGACAAATCGATCTCCAACATGACGATGCTCAAGCATCTGAAGGAGATCACCGGAGACAAAACCCTGACTGTGCACGGCTTCCGCACCACATTCCGGACCTGGGCGCAGGAAGAGACCGACTTCGAGGAGGAGATCGTCGAGCATTGTCTGCACCACATCACAGGCGATGATGCGGCGCGTCGTGATGCAGGCATTCGCTAACTTCGCGACGCGGCCACCGAACAACCAGGTGACGCCGATGAGGGCCGCCTGAGCGTTCGCGCTGTCCATTTGGACCGGGCGGCACGTCATCATTCATCGGGCAGATTTTCCAAGAAAGACGCCAGATCGGCGCGCGTGATGATGGTGCGTGTACCGTACTTTCGAATCCGCAAGCGCCCCTCCTTGATCGCCTTGTAGATTGACGTCTGGCCGAGTGAGGAAAGTACCGCAGCCTCCGGGACAGTCAGGCCGAGCTTTTCCATGGTAGGTCGGAGCATCGACGATTCGCGTTCTGCCATCCTCATGGGTCTCGCTTCACTTGCGGTAGGTCATAGTGCCCTGCTCTCCTGTGACTGCTCACGGCGCAAGATGACCTTCGTCGATGACATGCGGACTCGGTTGCTAGGGGCGAAGCGGGTGCTCGGCAACATGCGAAATTCTGGTCGTCGCAATTGCGGACGCGATTGCGTACAATTTGGCTGATGGAATATCCAGGGTTAGTTAGCGTGGTTTCGATCATCCTCCCTGACGCCAGCGGACGCTCTGCTTGGCTATCTCAGGATGAGGAAGCGCTCTGTTTCCGATTAAGCCTTACCTGCTTGGCAAGCCCCTGCCGGGCCAGCGACAGCCGGTCAAGGCCGCAAGCCGCGAAGCGGGGGTGCGGAACGCGCCAGCCTTGACGGGATGGCGCTGGTCCGGCCTGCTTGGCTTCAAACCAGCAAGGCCTGCTCTTCCGTTCACAACCCCAGCCCGCGCTTTTTACCCAAGCTCCATTCCATGCCGCCGTCATTGCGCATGAGGCCGGAGATGTGCTGCCCGATGCGGTTGTCGAGCACGGGCTGCCACGGCACGAGGCTGAAGCCGAGCCCGCCATCGCCGTTCAGGGTTTCGAGCATGACGAACCGGCCGCTGGATAGCTGGGTGGAGCCGACGAGTTGGCCGCTGACATGTTTGCCGGGAACCGTGGGCCGCCATTGCAATCCGCGTTCGGCGGCGAGCGCCTTGCCGGCTCGTTCGATGTCGGCAGCCTCGAGCCGCTGGATCAG from Bradyrhizobium sp. AZCC 1693 encodes:
- a CDS encoding helix-turn-helix domain-containing protein, encoding MAERESSMLRPTMEKLGLTVPEAAVLSSLGQTSIYKAIKEGRLRIRKYGTRTIITRADLASFLENLPDE